One stretch of Streptomyces peucetius DNA includes these proteins:
- a CDS encoding SRPBCC family protein — MAEVSAEARIEAPAAKVWAQLTDFTSYGRWNATHTGFPEGGPEPLETGATFTENMKLMGFPAEVAWTVEELEAERVLAIKGKGPMSVTVATRYSLTPADGATKVRIDGEFTGAAVSLMAGKLKDSATAALDESLRRLAGLVT; from the coding sequence ATGGCGGAAGTCAGCGCGGAGGCACGCATCGAGGCACCGGCCGCGAAGGTCTGGGCCCAGCTCACCGACTTCACCTCGTACGGACGCTGGAACGCCACCCACACCGGCTTCCCCGAGGGCGGCCCGGAACCGCTGGAGACCGGCGCCACCTTCACGGAGAACATGAAGCTGATGGGCTTCCCGGCCGAGGTGGCCTGGACGGTGGAGGAACTGGAGGCGGAGCGGGTGCTCGCCATCAAGGGCAAGGGCCCGATGTCGGTCACGGTGGCCACCCGGTACTCGCTCACCCCGGCCGACGGCGCCACGAAGGTGCGGATCGACGGGGAGTTCACCGGTGCGGCCGTGTCGCTGATGGCCGGGAAGCTCAAGGACTCGGCGACCGCGGCGCTCGACGAGTCGCTCCGCAGGCTCGCGGGGCTCGTCACCTGA
- a CDS encoding PadR family transcriptional regulator, with the protein MRSYGNGPEHDHGRGHGHCGPSHHGHGEHEGRRAAFGPWGPPFGGPFGGGRGRGGGRGRARRGDVRASILALLKTRPMHGYEMIQEIGERSGGAWKPSPGSVYPTLQLLEDEGLIVSESEGGKKLFTLTDTGRTEAESGPEAPWEEVGRGVDWETVNEIRQAGFGLMEAFGQVWKTGDAEQRQKAVAVINEARKKLYLILADEH; encoded by the coding sequence ATGCGTTCATATGGAAACGGACCGGAACACGACCACGGCCGCGGTCATGGACACTGCGGGCCCAGCCATCACGGTCACGGTGAGCACGAGGGCCGGCGTGCCGCGTTCGGGCCCTGGGGACCGCCCTTCGGCGGGCCCTTCGGTGGCGGTCGCGGGCGCGGCGGAGGCCGGGGAAGGGCGCGGCGCGGCGACGTGCGCGCCTCGATCCTGGCGCTGCTGAAGACCCGTCCGATGCACGGTTACGAAATGATCCAGGAGATCGGCGAGCGCAGCGGCGGGGCCTGGAAGCCCAGCCCCGGCTCCGTCTACCCGACCCTGCAGCTCCTCGAGGACGAGGGCCTGATCGTCTCCGAGAGTGAGGGCGGCAAGAAGCTGTTCACGCTGACCGACACCGGCCGCACCGAGGCCGAGTCGGGCCCGGAGGCTCCCTGGGAGGAGGTCGGGCGCGGCGTCGACTGGGAGACGGTCAACGAGATCCGGCAGGCCGGCTTCGGTCTGATGGAGGCGTTCGGCCAGGTCTGGAAGACGGGTGACGCCGAGCAGCGACAGAAGGCCGTCGCCGTCATCAATGAGGCCCGGAAGAAGCTCTATCTGATCCTCGCCGACGAGCACTGA
- a CDS encoding PhzF family phenazine biosynthesis protein, with protein MRIRIVDAFTDRPFAGNPAGVLLLNSGGFPADPWLQQVAAELNLSETAFAHPLPAGGDADWALRWFTPATEVDMCGHATLATAHVLHTTGTATGTVRFAARCGTLITTAHEDGTLTMDFPTAPLTPVEAPDGVAQALGAKVLSAHDTGPHIGDLLVELADEESVRGLSPDFAALVEHSERGIIATAAAADPRSGYDFVSRGFFPRVGIDEDPVTGSAHTALAPFWSARLGRDELTGLQASARSGLVRTALRGGRTLLTGSAVTVVDGELLSAP; from the coding sequence ATGCGGATTCGAATCGTCGACGCCTTCACCGACCGGCCCTTCGCCGGCAATCCCGCCGGAGTCCTTCTGCTCAATTCCGGCGGCTTCCCCGCCGACCCGTGGCTGCAGCAGGTGGCCGCGGAGCTGAATCTCTCGGAGACCGCCTTCGCCCACCCGCTGCCAGCCGGCGGTGACGCGGACTGGGCGCTGCGCTGGTTCACCCCGGCCACCGAGGTCGACATGTGCGGCCACGCCACACTGGCCACCGCCCATGTCCTGCACACCACGGGGACGGCGACCGGTACCGTGCGCTTCGCCGCGCGCTGCGGGACGCTGATCACCACCGCGCACGAGGACGGCACCCTCACGATGGATTTCCCGACCGCTCCGCTGACGCCGGTCGAGGCCCCGGACGGCGTGGCGCAAGCGCTCGGCGCGAAGGTGCTGTCCGCCCACGACACCGGCCCCCACATCGGGGACCTGCTGGTCGAGCTGGCCGACGAAGAGTCCGTGCGCGGGCTGAGCCCCGACTTCGCCGCTCTGGTGGAGCACTCGGAACGCGGCATCATCGCGACCGCCGCCGCCGCGGACCCGCGGTCCGGCTACGACTTCGTCTCCCGCGGCTTCTTCCCCCGGGTCGGCATCGACGAGGACCCGGTCACCGGCAGCGCGCACACCGCGCTCGCCCCGTTCTGGTCGGCCCGCCTCGGCCGGGACGAGCTCACCGGGCTGCAGGCCTCGGCGCGCTCCGGCCTCGTCCGCACCGCGCTGCGGGGCGGCCGGACGCTCCTCACCGGCAGCGCGGTCACCGTCGTCGACGGCGAACTGCTCAGCGCTCCCTGA
- a CDS encoding CPBP family intramembrane glutamic endopeptidase yields MQAEAGDAAGPYPREAVPRRILRSETVLVLALSLGASAVSALISFIGSLTKPGGLKDQAATLNGSFAPGRPWLDLAWQLFGIATALVPVALVAHLLIRERAGLHVIGFDRSRPWPDLGRGALVAAGIGSAGLAFYLLARASGFNLTVVPESLPDVWWKYPVLVLSAIQNSVVEEVIVVGYLLRRLDQLGWTPMAALAASSVLRGSYHLYQGIGGFIGNMVMGVVFVLLYRRWGRVGPLVAAHALLDIVAFVGYGLLAGKVGWLPTP; encoded by the coding sequence GTGCAGGCGGAAGCGGGAGACGCGGCCGGACCCTATCCGCGGGAGGCGGTGCCGCGCAGGATCCTGCGGTCCGAGACGGTGCTCGTGCTCGCGCTGTCGCTCGGCGCGAGCGCTGTCTCCGCGCTGATCAGCTTCATCGGGTCGCTGACGAAGCCCGGTGGGCTGAAGGACCAGGCGGCGACGCTGAACGGGTCCTTCGCGCCGGGGCGGCCGTGGCTCGATCTCGCCTGGCAGCTCTTCGGGATCGCGACGGCGCTGGTGCCGGTGGCGCTCGTCGCGCATCTGTTGATCCGTGAGCGCGCCGGCCTCCACGTCATCGGCTTCGACCGGAGCCGGCCGTGGCCGGACCTCGGGCGCGGTGCGCTGGTGGCCGCCGGCATCGGCAGTGCGGGGCTCGCCTTCTACCTCCTCGCGCGGGCGTCCGGCTTCAACCTCACCGTGGTGCCCGAGTCGCTGCCCGACGTGTGGTGGAAGTACCCGGTGCTGGTGCTCTCCGCCATCCAGAACTCGGTGGTGGAGGAGGTGATCGTCGTCGGATATCTGCTCCGCAGGCTCGACCAACTGGGCTGGACCCCGATGGCGGCCCTGGCCGCGAGCTCGGTGCTGCGCGGGTCCTACCACCTCTACCAGGGCATCGGCGGGTTCATCGGCAACATGGTGATGGGCGTGGTCTTCGTGCTGCTGTACCGGCGGTGGGGCCGGGTGGGGCCGCTGGTGGCGGCGCACGCCCTGCTCGACATCGTTGCCTTCGTCGGTTACGGGCTGCTGGCCGGGAAGGTGGGCTGGCTGCCCACGCCGTGA